Within Porites lutea chromosome 2, jaPorLute2.1, whole genome shotgun sequence, the genomic segment acctggggccaagatgttttttttttggttgtgaacttgaaaaattttactcgtttcaagagtaagaactaggcgaaaaaaaagctaaaaacatggcaagaacagcaagaagacaactcgaagggtgacatctgctatttggagaatatttgcggagctgaacaaccctaaacgtgcactatctcggagggtgttatccgtcgaggccgtaggcctcctctatctccataattcttcataagatactcagcctcattcattaattgttaaatatacgaCGAAAGAAGGATAAAAACAGCATAAAGTTGTATTATACTTGCTCATTCGTTAACCTGATatataaaaacgaaaaaagaaaaggtttatacatgctttcttttttgttaaattgACTCGCAGGAAATGGAGACAAAAACTTGACGAGTGTGGATTTAATCGCCATTGGTGTGGGGTTTGGAATAACGGTATGTTTATCTCTGATGATCCTCTACTACATGATAAAAGGAATCAGGCGACGTAAACAAGAGGCCCCTGACGGCGAAAAGTCTGTGAATGGAGAGGTAAATGTGTATAAATGCCTTTTTTGCCGCCAGGTTTGAGACAGATCTACGTAGACAGTGGATTGCTGCTGGTTTATAAAAGTACCGCTCCCTCTATCTCGTCTCCAGTCTGTCCGTGTTCTTAGGTGACTCGTCTGGCGAGTGTCTTGGAGAGGTTGTCCTTTTCCGACGACGCACTGCGCTCTATTTTCCTTCCGAAGATGTCTCATGACACGTCTTGACATGACTTATGTTATGACCTTTTCATGGAAAAATAGATCAAGTTCAGTAGTCTCAGCGTGGACTAacccatttcattttcattattttcgtACAATTTACATAATCTCTTGGAGTTTCAAACTGTGTAACGAAGTGGTGTTTTTACTTAATGGTTGGAGTAGTTTTAATACGCCTAACATAGCTTTTCGGAGTAGTTTCGATGTGTCTCCTCtcacagcttttcttttgttttattttcaaaacaggTGAACTCAGGGCTTGACGGTGATACTGCCTTATAACTTTGTTCCAGTTCAGCTTCACGCCATTGTGCATGCCTTATCGGTAGATCAAGCCACAGAGCCTTAGATTGTTAGCTGAACGCTGTGATAGCTAGCGCTTGCTGCAATATGGCACATATTTATACTATAACTAGTTGGAAGTTAATGAAGTGGGTTCGATACCAGGGAAGAAATATCTAAGAATTCTTTGTTGGCGCGTGCCTATGGAGTATGCCAGCTGGAATTTTGCCACTTTATACTTGATTGGTCTAGTCCAATCCAATCCAGAGTCCAGTCCAGATTTTCCAACTGGCCAACCTACCCTATCCTGATACAAACTATCAAACACAAAACTCCAGTTTTTCAAACAACTTATCAATTTTTTGATAAATGATACCCTAGCTTTGACGATTttcaacgacgatttttagcggaACAAAGCGTTGCAACGTTGGAACGATGCTGGagctattcgaaacaatgtcgttGCGTTgggctaaaaatcgtcgttgcgaatcgttccaTGTAGCATCATCTTAACTTTTTGGAAAAACAGACCCTTAATGACGACAGGATATACCTGTATAGACCACATTTGGCACCCCTACCCCGGAGGTCGGTATTTGAAAGCAGTCAGTTGTTGCGTATTTTTAAGAAAGATCATTTTGTGTCATTTCTAGCATATTTATTACAAAGCATACTCTAGAAAGGTTTACCGGTATATTTTGACTTGTCAACTGGAAATATACAAGAAACCGAATGAGAGTACAGTactttacactttttttttccaaatatgGACATATTTAGCGTACAGCTGAACATCGATTTGAACTTGATAGcaaccaaaatttaaaaaaaaaaatagaaaattataaaagttgaaaaatcgCTTACGGAGACTTGTAGATTTTGCTTATTTGCTGATAAAAATAAGCTTTATTTATAACATTATATAGCCAAATAGTTAAAGCTATAAAAGCCAAGTTTATAGTCAACAACCGTGCTTAGCTCAAGGTGTTCAgtcttaaagaaaacaacatatTGACCCTCTTCCTGAAACTCAATTTGCACGTCATTTTTgtcatcttcttcttctactactccccccccccccctttttggCTATACCATAGCTAGGAAGGGGAACTGGTTATGAAACGGTGCCGCAGTTCTTGTTAAGATCAGAGCTCCAGTCCCTGACTGTGTACAAATCTGTGTGCCtatgaataggccatttccgagtggCCCAAACCTCTTCTTCAAagtgaggctaagtgcgaaaccaTTGATATGTCAATGAAAATGATAttatattctcatgcaaatagaATTCATTTTCACACGAAGGATTTGCACTTAGTCTCGTGTTGGAAAgtaagagtttttggaactcggaaatggcacATCGTacttgaataaataaaaacgacatttcTATCGGTCAGTAATTCCACAGTGATGGGAACGCTATTGAACATTATGTGCGCTCAAGTCCAAAAGAACTAAGAAGCGTGACGAGCTTCATGACCATTGCACATTATTAACTACGTCTACACAATTGATATTTATCTCTTCTCATGCCTAAGCTTACGTTTTATGGAGGGCGCAAAGAGGCGACaacgaaattttgctttttctgaacttggatatggttgttAGAAAGAGAGTTTTCACCCTTCGATGAGAAAACCTGTATCCGGTTGCCTTCCTACCCAATCTTATCCCTCGCCGCAACCTGTTACAGTGCGATTAATACAAAAGTAATCGGATAAAAAAATCCGACCTCTCGCGACGCCTCTACTGGCTCGCCCCCCcctgaaatgacgtctgaagtTGTCTGAGGGAAGGTTGAAGGTTGAAGCAAGTTTCCCCTTGCGGCATgatcaatcagaagcactactcagatctaggtagtgacacgtcatcagtatggaaattTTGCAGTCGTACCTCAGACCTCATTTCGCAGGGACGGTCCAATGGTGGAGTCGCAAAAtgtgggctgttttctcaagaTAATACAAGACAAAAGCAGCCTGCGGCGTTGCAGTTGTTTCCATTTCTTTTAAGCCAAGCGGGAGAAACGAGACGCCTGagaaaagaagccaaaaaaataAGGAAGCTCCTAAGTTTGCTCTTTTTTTCCCGATGCCCTCGCTCGTCTTTTCGTTTTTTTGCTTGTCCCTTGGCTTCCTTTAAAGGAGACGGAAACGACTGCTGCACATGTTCGGTATATTCAACAAATTCTGTTGCAGTTATTTTATGCCGGCTTAATAGGTTACCGTTGTTGGAATTTCTTTCATGAGTTATGCAAGTTATCAAATTAGCGGATAATTATTAAATAGCTTCGCTATTTTCCCCTCACTCACTATGACTCAAAAAAGGCGCGACGAACGCGCCTTTTTTCCCagcccgactgaccgcccctgggtctccgaggatgactgTGACCAGTGTGACCAGCAGCTGTGACTCTACTCTTATATGTTGGGGGGCCTGTGGTTTGAAACGCCAAATCGAGGCAACGCATGGCAAACAGCGACAACAATATGGCGGCCACGGTTGACGGTGTGGGTACAGCGAAAAGAAGAGGGCCTGAAAGAGACGAAGCCCAAGATGAATCATCGGACAGGTAGGTTAAAAATTTCTATGGACACTTTCATGCTCGTTTGCGGTTTATTTTCGACAATTCGTCtcttttttggccaatttaGTTCCGTATCAAATCCCGATGTCAGCCGCCATGTTTCCAACGATAAAAAAACGTCTGATTATGGACATGAtcataagaagaagaagaaaaagcatAAACACAAGCATAAAACTCACAAACACAAGCACAAACGTCATAAGAGGAAAGACAAGGAAGATGCGAATGAAAACGGGGAGCCCTCGGAGAAAAAGTCAAAGATTGCGGACGAACTTCTGGAACTTGAAAGAAGGAAGGCTTTTCTGCAAGAACAGTTAGCGGAAGCGGCACGAAGCAGTGATCAGCACTCACTTGAAGATGATAAGCTCCACGGAAGTAAAAGTGAGGATTATTTTAAGGATAAACTGAAAGAGAAATCGAGACACGATAATGCACGTGACAGGGACAGAAAACACAAGTCGTCAGACTCGAAGTATAAAATTTCTGATGGCAAACTTAGTCACAAGGACGAAAATGAGAAAGGAAGGCAGCAAAGTCCATCAAGAAATAAAGAACGAAAGGAGGATAGTAAAGGGAGTAGAAAACCAAGCATTGATTCCCAAAGGGAAGACAAAGTTCGCGAACATTCTCATCGTTCCAGGGGACATAGTAGTAGCTCTCATGAAACCAGCAGAGCTGAAGTGAAACTTAGGCATGAATCAAGTTCAAAGAGTAACActgaaaaggagaaaacacTTCTCCAAGAGAAAGGTTCATCCAAGGTTGAAACAAGCAGAAATGAGAGTGCTAGAAAGTCAAAGTCACCCAAGCCACATTCAAGATCTAAATCACCAAGAAGAGATAGGCTTTCTGACAAACCAAAAGAGATGTCAAGAGAGGCAAGGAGTCGATCACCTAGGAGAGCTTCTTCAAAGGAAAAGCAAAGGAGAGATGAAGGTGGTAGACGAAGCAGTAGATCTCCAAAAAGGGACAGAAGGTCATCTTCAAGATCAAGAAGACGGAGTAAATCACTAAGACGGAGAAGCCGATCACCAAGGCGTCGCAGTCGTTCTCCAAGGAGGAGGAGTAAATCTCCAAGACGGCACAGTAGATCTAGATCACCACGGCGACGGCGAAATAGTGATAAGTATAAGGATAGCTACTCTGAAGGACAAGCGCATAAGGGAGACTCAGATGGAGAGTaagttttttgttattattatcctTATTTCAGCTgcagaaaataatttattaaaaaaaatcacagaacagcgtgcaaagaaagtcgtgtccgatagcctggagCTTGTGGATTTTTCAATCGGGCTTGCGAATATCCTGTTGAAGTTTTTggagaaattcaaattacagaagaactgtagtCAATGCCGCtcatcaaaacatttttgggctACTTAAAAGACTGTTGAGCTAGTACATACTAGCAAcaacttgcccgaatggcaagccgTAAaaccgactttctttgcaccctgcagaAGTTTGTTAGGAGGAGGCTTTTTTAAAGCACGAATGATTGATCTTATTCACACAACAAAACAAGATTAAGGTTTGCGGGGACAATTTGTTAACCGTAGAATGCGGGTAAGGTCCATTACAATGTACCATTTGAGTAGAGTGCATTAAGCAACTTTGTTTGCTGAGCAAAGCCAAGGACACTTCATTATAAgtaaagaaatgtaaagttATTATATTTTTGCATTTAAGGGAAAAGTCTATCTGATAAATACATTTGCCATACTGTTTAATATAAAATTTGCTGGTATTGCGTTTCAGTGTTGACTTATATAACTTTCAAATGGatgaggaagaggaagaagacgAAGATGCAATAATTGAGAAAAGAAGGCTTCAGAGGTTAGCCATACTACAAAAATACCAAGGTACAGCATCAAACGCTCCTTCAACAGTCAACTCAGTTGTGTCGCAGTCACCTCCTGATGAGCGGTCTGATAGTGAGGACAGTGATACGGTGGAGAAGCTTGCTACCGAGGACTTGGAAAAGGAAATTGCACTAGCCAGTAGTCACACAAAGAAAGAACTGAAGGATGGTAAAAAGGACAATGACTCAAGTTCTGACAGTCAAGCAGATAGTCAGAAAAAATCGGCTGTTGGTGACATGTTTGCGGATGATGATATGTTTTCTGAGAATTACAATGTAAGTGTTGTTTAGGAGActgctttttttaaagttttttgtaaCTTGATATGCATGTGTACGTAGATTTACATAAGCTACCAGTTAAATTTAAGTCTTCAGTAGTTTTCCAGATgtcactttttattttgttttatttcttatttcctATGATTTTTCCACAATTAGATTACCGGTAAATAGATAACTGTACACAATTTTCAGATGGATGAGGCAAGCAAGCTTATGGAAGCCAATAAGACTTATGAAAAGGACCACCTTTAAAAATATATGAGTAAATTATGAAATCAAACACTGGCAGAAAATTATAATCTGTAGATCTTAGTTTCTCACTTTTAGCTGTCTTGGCAGAAGGTTAATTAGCAAAAATTGCTATCATTTTTTTAGAGTCCAGCACGAGCACTGAAGTTAGAGGCAGGGAAAGAAAATCCAAACCTAACAGACAACTGGGATGATGCAGATGGATATTATAGTAAGATTGtctttttctattcttttttttcttaacccCGTAATCCCAACTATTTTTGGGCATGAAATTCTTTCACGGTTTCCAGTTTGGGTGCAAAGTTATTTTACACCGGGAAAACGCTGTCCAAGTGTTGTCATCCAAATTTTGGAGACAATTGTTTAAATTGTCATTGATGTGTAAGTAGTATTAACTTTCTCACTTTTTGGTCATAATGGGAGGACTCTATTCTATGTGAGCCAGAGGGCATTTTTGCTTGGAGCCCTGTTGAATGTAAAATTGATACAAACAATTTCTCTGATGCATTTTCTTCAAGGAATTCGCATTAGTGAAGTTCTCGACAAGCGTTATTGTGTGTATGGATACACTGGGGCAGGAGTGTTTGGTAATGTTGTACGTGCGAGAGATCAAGCCCGGGGAAACCAAGAGGTTGCTGTGAAAATCATCAGGAATAATGAGATGATGTAAGGTGGCATTTTTTTATGGGTTGTGAAATGCCTGATGCTAGAATTCTTACATGTAGTTCCTGTACAAGATTCTTTGTTCACTTTTAACTGAATATATTTGTAGAAAACCCGTctgcatttttttcaaaacaaagctgTGACTTATTCAAGCACTACTATAATAATTGATTACATTTCTTGTCTGCTTAGATGACACTACCTATAACAGAAAGTGTCagaattgaccaatcagagggtgTAAAAGATTCCAGAATGGCTTCCTCTGAAAAAGATTTTCATGGGTTTTATTCTCTGCTCTCCCCAGTCTCTCCTGTTTCTTTTTCACTCGCTCTATTTTTTTGCCCATGCTCCACTATCTGAATTCTTGGAACAGGCTGAAACAAATTAAGACCTTCAGGTAGCAAATACATCACTTCTTTTGTGTGAACTACCGAGCCATAGGTGAGAACAATGTGTGGATTAAATCCTTACTATTAGTTTTTACACTGTGCAGTGTATATTGTACTTAGAGGCATGTTAGTGTGGActtcaaccctttaagccccaagatcgaTTCACAAATTCTTCAGACTGATCTCCATTCATTTTCTTAAGGaattggttgagagaatttgtgtaaagatcaaaccattttctcttaggtgatcagtTGGTTATTCTCATAGCCTTTACTATTGAAAGTCTAATTGATATTGCAAGGAGAAGATTGattttggtcactcttgggacagAAAGGGTAAAAAGAGAGGCACCGCATGTATATCAAAACAATGAATATTTTATTGGATTTTTGTTGTATCCATTTTAGGCACAAAACTGGCCTTAAAGAGTTGGAATTTCTAAAGAAGTTGAATGCTTCTGATCCAGATGACAAATACCACTGCTTGCAATTGTTTCGACATTTCTTTCACAAGAATCATCTTTGTCTTGTGTTTGAATCACTCAGGTTAGTACTACTTTTGactttttaggttttctttagtGTCAAGGTTGTGCCTAACACCAAGGAGTGCAAGTCTTATCTTGCTGGCCAGTGGTGTTGCAAGATGTGCATGCTCCAGGATCCTACCACAGCACACAGAGCATTGCAGTGTTGGAACAACGTTGTAACCGTTCCAAACAATGTCATAACAATGTTGCAGtgctgtgttgtgctaaaaacGTTGTTGTGAATCGtcttgtgtaacatcaccttaagagaCAGCTCTGAATATTGTTTGATGGTTTCTTTTATCTCTCAGTATGAACTTAAGGGAAGTGTTAAGAAAGTATGGTCAGAATGTTGGTTTACATTACAAAGCAGTGCGATCATATAGTCAGCAGCTGTTCCTTGCTCTGAAGCTTATGAAAAAGACAGGTATCATCCATGCTGACATTAAACCCGACAACATCCTGGTAAGGAAAAACTATTGTAGTAACAAAAtgtaatgttccatttttaaGAGTTTGTctacagacccccccccccccccccccccagaaacTCTCTCCCTGAATTTTTCTGAGCAGAGGGGGGGCGCATGTTCACAGGCTACATCATTTTTTTACGAGTCAAGGGTTTGTACTTGTCATGGGAAATGtggaaagtcatgaaattaagaatttcattttccaggcccaGAAAGTAATGTAATTTAATTGCTGGTCCTGGGAAATCACGGAGAATTAAATATTTGGTACATGTAGATTAGTTACTGCAGATTTCAAAGCAAGGAAAATGTAACATAGAAATGGGTAATTAAACAGCATGAATGGCATGCATTTTGATGGACATCAGAGTTTATGCCCATTGAACTGTGTTAGATCAAAAGGTACTctagtgttttgaaaataatatttttgaaagtGACAGCTATACCATTGGTTATGGAAAAACGATAtggtcatggaaaaagtcatggaaagttgtggaaattttttaaagctCAAAAGAGTATGAAACCTGGAGTCCATGTTTGATTAGGGCAAGGGATATGTGGAAGTTTTTTTTAGGTCATTTTTGAGTCCTAAATAATTCCTTGTTAAATATTATTCTATGTCTTTTCTATAGGTGAATGAATCTAAACTGGTGGTAAAACTATGTGATTTTGGGTCAGCCTCATTCGCTTCTGATTGTGATATTACTCCTTACCTAGTCAGTCGTTTCTACAGAGCACCAGAGATAAGTAAGTTGCTCTGAATGCTTTTCAGATCTTGGCTATTTTCTACAATCCATTATTGTTTCAGGGCTTGTTTGTGCAATGCACATGACCCGAAGAAAAGTGGCTAAGCTTTCAGATGTTAaattttattaactttgaaaaaatggTGACCTTGCTGTTACTTAAATTTTGCTCATCCAtgctttctttttgcttttctggATTAAATTTTCTCCTAGTCTATTCTCTATTCAGTTtgaagaagtaaaaattttGATACTTCAGTCAACAGTGTCATTGTTTTGTCAAATTAGTAGTGTTCCTTAGATCTAGTATTGGGTGTTTCACTTCCTAACATActgacagttttttctttgtttatttgttttttgtttgtttgttttttgttagttCTTGGAGCAAAATATGACTACAACATAGACTTGTGGTCAGTGGCAACAACATTATTTGAGCTGTACACTGGAAAGATAATGTTTTCAGGGAAAACCAACAATGAGATGCTGAAATTGATGATGGATTATAAAGGTAAAATGCCCAACAAAATGATCCGAAAAGGAGCACTGCGGGAAAGCCATTTTGATGAAAACTGCAACTTTCTGTACCATGAAGTGGACAAGATCACTCAGAGGGTAAGACTGATTGCTTTTCCAGATTGTAGTAGAATCTCCATTGAGTGACCTCTCAGTTTCTTCAACCTCCCTTATTGAATCTACCCCTCCCCAGTCAATGACTGTAATATTATTTTTCCCTCCCATTTCTTACTGTCATCTCAgaccttttcccttttcccccTGGAGGATGAATAAATCACGATTCCACAATAAATATTCCTTGATGA encodes:
- the LOC140928391 gene encoding uncharacterized protein, which produces MAATVDGVGTAKRRGPERDEAQDESSDSSVSNPDVSRHVSNDKKTSDYGHDHKKKKKKHKHKHKTHKHKHKRHKRKDKEDANENGEPSEKKSKIADELLELERRKAFLQEQLAEAARSSDQHSLEDDKLHGSKSEDYFKDKLKEKSRHDNARDRDRKHKSSDSKYKISDGKLSHKDENEKGRQQSPSRNKERKEDSKGSRKPSIDSQREDKVREHSHRSRGHSSSSHETSRAEVKLRHESSSKSNTEKEKTLLQEKGSSKVETSRNESARKSKSPKPHSRSKSPRRDRLSDKPKEMSREARSRSPRRASSKEKQRRDEGGRRSSRSPKRDRRSSSRSRRRSKSLRRRSRSPRRRSRSPRRRSKSPRRHSRSRSPRRRRNSDKYKDSYSEGQAHKGDSDGDVDLYNFQMDEEEEEDEDAIIEKRRLQRLAILQKYQGTASNAPSTVNSVVSQSPPDERSDSEDSDTVEKLATEDLEKEIALASSHTKKELKDGKKDNDSSSDSQADSQKKSAVGDMFADDDMFSENYNSPARALKLEAGKENPNLTDNWDDADGYYRIRISEVLDKRYCVYGYTGAGVFGNVVRARDQARGNQEVAVKIIRNNEMMHKTGLKELEFLKKLNASDPDDKYHCLQLFRHFFHKNHLCLVFESLSMNLREVLRKYGQNVGLHYKAVRSYSQQLFLALKLMKKTGIIHADIKPDNILVNESKLVVKLCDFGSASFASDCDITPYLVSRFYRAPEIILGAKYDYNIDLWSVATTLFELYTGKIMFSGKTNNEMLKLMMDYKGKMPNKMIRKGALRESHFDENCNFLYHEVDKITQREKITVMGSINPTKEVVESLLGYKKLNEEHKRKVMQLKDLLDKCLMLDPAKRISLNQALTHPFITEKLSLQEWP